In Lacrimispora indolis DSM 755, a genomic segment contains:
- a CDS encoding 5'-3' exonuclease, with protein MEKLLIVDGCNLLFQMFFGMSSRIVNKDGKAIQGVLGFVGAFIKIIKMTSPTHLIILFDGEHENSRTKLLADYKANRIDYSTVPDENNPFSQIKDIYHALDFLDVKYTEIAEHEADDVISSYVLKYEKKMEIIISSFDSDFFQLINDSVSILRYRGDHTILCDPSYIRNKYGISPGQYADFKALTGDPSDNIKGAEKVGPKTAAALINQFGSLHNVVTNAGEITKPSIRESILRNTERLHNNYKLIKLDDKAGIPFDINELIYNYNGITTNEVLAGINLK; from the coding sequence ATGGAAAAACTATTGATCGTCGATGGATGTAATTTGCTGTTTCAGATGTTCTTCGGCATGTCATCAAGAATCGTAAATAAAGATGGAAAGGCCATTCAAGGGGTACTGGGCTTTGTGGGTGCGTTTATTAAAATAATTAAAATGACAAGCCCTACACATCTTATTATATTATTTGACGGTGAACATGAAAACAGCCGTACCAAATTACTTGCAGACTATAAAGCAAATCGTATAGACTACTCCACAGTTCCGGATGAAAACAATCCCTTTTCGCAGATTAAAGACATATATCATGCTCTTGATTTTTTAGATGTTAAGTACACAGAGATTGCTGAACATGAAGCAGATGATGTTATTTCAAGCTATGTCTTAAAATATGAAAAGAAAATGGAGATCATTATTTCATCCTTTGACAGTGACTTTTTTCAGCTTATTAACGACAGTGTTTCGATTCTAAGATACCGGGGTGATCATACCATACTCTGTGATCCGTCATATATCCGGAATAAATATGGAATTTCACCTGGTCAGTATGCAGATTTCAAAGCATTGACGGGTGATCCTTCAGATAATATCAAAGGAGCTGAAAAAGTTGGGCCGAAAACTGCGGCGGCACTGATTAATCAATTTGGAAGTTTACATAATGTGGTAACTAATGCGGGTGAGATAACCAAGCCATCTATTCGGGAATCCATATTGCGTAACACGGAACGTTTGCATAACAACTATAAACTTATTAAGCTTGATGATAAAGCGGGCATTCCTTTTGACATAAATGAGCTTATTTATAATTATAACGGTATTACCACCAATGAGGTTCTGGCAGGAATAAATTTGAAGTGA
- a CDS encoding sensor histidine kinase, with amino-acid sequence MGFVLHPSNKNGVPEEGRFQKNLQKSVTRKIVLLMIISVFFFWAGQSIITLTENELNAVSHLERLKETFFDLDLQNRKFLLNDRINDIVRRMLSQPDSGAADEFKNLFRQFNEECKVHNEVLLVDKGGKVVFTSFNENRVSSYLLNYNNAICYNARNHKEGEIYRAIYYDRGNYADSLFVKPIFEEGSIQGYLTLFLSGSEWNFYLSESSFDGVITDMRQNVMYISKPGLADSNNKFYGVGHGIWESKGDRYWSVSKELPEYSAVIYSLVHYPRNQAVSIGLLILLSVGVCWYTVACWMSRTMAANNAASIEKLVKEIRMIQKGDHKHRIQLGTDDEFGEVGHQVNRMLDNIQNLNERNTELLKLNSRIEMEQLTQQMNPHFLYNTLEIIRNLVIFDAPKAEELIVKLTEVLRYSVNTIRKEMTLEEDMQFIDAYLEIQNCRFGDRFHCEIHIETECSQCIVPKMLLQPMIENSIKYGFQKKMELNILIHGYMDGHTLVIHVLDDGLGMEPQKAKELERQLKEHDNSSSSIGLCNLSRRLYLQYGENSGILIRNREGIGFEVTVRIEQKG; translated from the coding sequence ATGGGATTTGTTTTACATCCTTCCAATAAAAACGGAGTTCCGGAAGAGGGACGGTTTCAAAAAAACTTACAGAAGTCGGTAACCAGGAAGATTGTTCTGCTGATGATAATCAGCGTTTTCTTCTTTTGGGCAGGACAATCGATCATTACTCTGACGGAAAATGAGCTGAACGCGGTTTCCCATCTGGAACGCCTGAAAGAAACATTTTTTGATCTTGATCTTCAGAATAGAAAATTCCTGCTGAATGACCGGATCAATGATATTGTGAGGAGGATGCTTTCACAGCCGGATTCCGGTGCAGCAGATGAATTTAAAAATCTTTTCCGCCAGTTTAATGAGGAATGTAAGGTTCACAATGAGGTTCTGCTTGTAGATAAAGGCGGCAAGGTGGTATTTACTTCTTTCAATGAGAACCGGGTTTCCTCCTATTTGCTGAATTATAATAATGCAATCTGCTATAATGCAAGAAATCATAAAGAGGGAGAAATTTACCGGGCCATTTATTATGACAGAGGAAATTATGCGGATTCCCTTTTTGTAAAGCCGATTTTTGAAGAAGGAAGCATTCAGGGGTACCTGACCTTATTCCTGTCCGGCAGCGAGTGGAATTTTTATCTCTCTGAGAGCAGTTTTGACGGTGTAATCACAGATATGAGACAGAATGTGATGTACATAAGTAAACCGGGGCTGGCTGACAGCAATAATAAGTTTTATGGAGTGGGGCATGGAATCTGGGAAAGTAAAGGGGACCGGTATTGGAGTGTTTCAAAAGAGCTGCCGGAATACTCAGCCGTAATCTATTCCCTGGTACATTATCCCCGGAACCAGGCGGTATCCATAGGGCTTTTAATTCTTTTGTCAGTGGGAGTGTGCTGGTATACGGTTGCATGCTGGATGTCAAGGACCATGGCTGCCAACAATGCCGCATCCATCGAAAAACTTGTGAAAGAGATCCGCATGATCCAGAAAGGGGATCACAAACACCGGATTCAGCTTGGAACGGATGATGAGTTCGGGGAGGTGGGGCATCAGGTGAACCGAATGCTGGATAACATACAGAATTTAAATGAACGAAACACAGAGCTGCTTAAGCTCAACAGCCGTATTGAGATGGAACAGCTGACCCAGCAGATGAATCCCCATTTTCTCTATAATACCTTGGAAATTATCCGGAATCTGGTAATATTTGATGCGCCGAAAGCGGAAGAGCTGATCGTAAAGCTGACGGAGGTTTTGCGCTACAGCGTGAATACGATCCGAAAAGAAATGACTCTGGAAGAAGATATGCAGTTTATTGATGCATACCTGGAGATACAGAATTGCCGCTTTGGTGACCGTTTCCACTGTGAAATCCATATTGAGACAGAATGCAGCCAGTGTATTGTGCCTAAAATGCTGCTTCAGCCCATGATTGAAAACAGCATCAAATATGGTTTTCAAAAGAAAATGGAATTAAATATCCTGATTCACGGTTATATGGATGGACATACATTGGTCATCCATGTCCTGGATGATGGATTGGGCATGGAACCTCAGAAAGCAAAGGAGCTGGAGCGGCAGTTAAAGGAGCATGACAACAGTTCTTCCTCCATTGGGCTGTGCAATCTGTCCCGCAGGCTTTATCTTCAATATGGAGAGAACAGCGGGATTTTAATCAGAAACAGAGAAGGTATTGGTTTTGAGGTAACGGTTCGGATTGAGCAGAAGGGGTGA
- a CDS encoding response regulator transcription factor, producing the protein MYRVLIAEDEDIIRKGLMYSVHWAELDCTIVGEARNGIEGMELIERMRPDILIVDINMPMMDGIEMIRQTNEEYSYSAIILSGYSNFEYAKSAIHYGVTDYLLKPLKREELVKAIENAKEKRWIYQTWLAQQQEAEELKKVRLVSRAEENGEHDDIVKELLKFIEDHYQEKMGWQDVVEAMNYSETFLNRKFKNQMGTTFIEYLNRFRIQKAVELLKQENITIQDVSWMCGIGDYKYFNMVFKKYIGCSPKEYSWKVKEQLK; encoded by the coding sequence ATGTACCGTGTTTTAATAGCAGAAGATGAGGATATTATCAGGAAGGGGCTGATGTATTCGGTCCATTGGGCAGAGCTGGACTGCACCATAGTCGGTGAGGCCCGCAATGGAATAGAGGGAATGGAGCTGATTGAAAGGATGAGACCGGATATCCTGATTGTGGACATCAATATGCCCATGATGGATGGAATCGAAATGATCCGGCAGACGAATGAGGAATACAGTTATTCCGCCATAATTCTGTCAGGATACTCAAATTTTGAATATGCAAAAAGTGCCATCCACTACGGAGTGACGGATTACCTCTTAAAGCCGCTGAAGCGGGAGGAGTTAGTAAAGGCAATTGAGAATGCAAAAGAAAAACGCTGGATCTATCAGACCTGGCTTGCCCAGCAGCAGGAGGCGGAAGAACTGAAAAAGGTAAGGCTGGTTTCCAGAGCAGAGGAAAACGGGGAACATGATGATATTGTAAAAGAATTGCTGAAGTTCATCGAAGATCATTATCAGGAAAAAATGGGCTGGCAGGATGTGGTGGAGGCCATGAATTACAGCGAGACTTTTTTAAACCGGAAGTTCAAAAACCAGATGGGAACCACGTTCATCGAATATTTAAACCGCTTTCGCATTCAAAAGGCGGTGGAGCTCTTGAAGCAGGAAAATATAACCATTCAGGATGTTTCCTGGATGTGCGGAATCGGTGATTACAAATATTTTAATATGGTATTTAAAAAGTACATAGGGTGCAGTCCGAAAGAGTATTCGTGGAAAGTAAAAGAGCAGCTGAAATAA
- a CDS encoding ABC transporter ATP-binding protein — MSVTISISNAVKKYGTVTVIPDLSVTIGNGELFTLLGPSGCGKTTLLRMIAGFNSIEGGSFRFNDKVINDMEPGKRGIGMVFQNYAIFPNMTVRKNVEFGLKYKNMSKEQMKEEADKFLKLVHVDQYADRMPERLSGGQQQRVALARALVIRPDVLLMDEPLSNLDAKLRVEMRSVIKRIQKEVGITTVYVTHDQEEAMAISDRIAVMKDGVIRHIGKPENIYQRPADLFVATFIGKSNLLNARLRKEGEKAIVVFQDGYEISVDSIRNKEIRDREVVVSARPEELIVSRSESKSKGQGIRAVIRDSVFLGLNTHYFAELETGEEVEIIQESEIDSIISPGSDIVLTININKVNVFDSESTCSLMKGVKNSTVLPTGFERQEVKG; from the coding sequence GTGAGTGTAACGATTTCGATTAGCAACGCGGTGAAAAAGTATGGAACAGTGACAGTGATACCGGATTTGTCGGTTACCATTGGGAATGGGGAGTTATTTACTCTTCTTGGCCCGTCTGGATGTGGAAAGACCACATTGCTGAGAATGATCGCCGGATTTAATTCCATTGAAGGAGGAAGCTTTCGGTTTAACGATAAAGTGATCAATGACATGGAGCCCGGTAAGCGGGGAATCGGTATGGTATTTCAGAATTATGCGATTTTCCCCAATATGACGGTACGCAAAAATGTGGAGTTCGGTCTGAAATACAAAAACATGTCAAAGGAGCAGATGAAAGAGGAGGCGGATAAATTCTTAAAGCTGGTCCATGTGGATCAGTATGCGGACCGAATGCCGGAACGGCTTTCCGGCGGCCAGCAGCAGAGGGTAGCTCTTGCCCGTGCCCTGGTAATCCGCCCAGATGTACTTTTGATGGATGAACCCCTTTCCAATCTGGATGCCAAGCTGCGGGTGGAGATGCGCAGTGTGATTAAGCGGATTCAGAAGGAGGTGGGAATCACCACCGTTTATGTCACCCATGATCAGGAAGAGGCAATGGCCATTTCGGACAGAATCGCAGTCATGAAAGACGGAGTGATCCGACATATCGGGAAACCGGAAAATATTTATCAGAGGCCGGCAGATTTATTTGTGGCAACCTTTATCGGCAAATCAAACCTTTTAAATGCCAGACTGAGAAAAGAAGGGGAAAAGGCAATCGTTGTATTCCAGGACGGATATGAGATTTCTGTTGATTCCATAAGAAATAAGGAAATCAGGGACAGAGAGGTTGTGGTATCTGCAAGGCCGGAGGAGCTGATTGTCTCCAGATCAGAAAGCAAATCAAAGGGACAGGGAATCAGGGCAGTGATCCGTGACAGCGTATTTCTGGGATTGAATACCCATTATTTTGCGGAGTTGGAAACAGGAGAAGAGGTGGAAATCATTCAGGAATCTGAGATTGATTCCATCATTTCGCCTGGAAGTGACATTGTCCTGACGATCAATATCAATAAGGTCAATGTATTTGATTCTGAATCCACATGCAGCTTGATGAAGGGGGTAAAAAACAGCACAGTCCTGCCAACAGGTTTCGAAAGACAGGAGGTGAAGGGATGA
- a CDS encoding ABC transporter permease, which yields MIRKKRGDFWSAVSWGLLVIFLVFLIYPIGKLLMEAVHADGKFTLDAFHQFFSKSYYYSSIFQSVKIAVCVMFSSLLLGVPFAYFYSFYRLGGRKVLFVLCLLCTMSAPFIGAYAWILLMGNSGLITGFLKSIGISGVSIYGFGGIVFVQTLKLFPLVVIYMNGAFRDIDNSLLEAAESMGCKGIDRFKRVIMALTMPTILAAALLVFMRSFADFGTPVLIGRGYSTFPVLIYNQYLGENGTNYHFAAAISVIAVLVTAVIFLIQKTASNRFKFTISALHPIEPKTVSGFANIIMHAYCYLLVGISLLPQIYIVNMSFRNYKNSILKPGYSLVNYQKAMEKMLFRSIGNTMIVSIVTLAVIIVIAVLIAYLVVRRSNFLNNAIDTISMLPYIMPGAVIGIAMVVAFSRKPFTLTGTLVIMIIALAIRRMPFTSRSATAAMMKIPVSMEEAALNLGAPKVSAFIKITVPLMSSGIISGAVLSFVSIITEMSSGVILYNNKTITLTISTYSAISSGIYGVAAVFATITMVLTVLCLAIYLICTKMEDVRL from the coding sequence ATGATCCGGAAAAAACGAGGTGATTTTTGGAGTGCAGTTTCCTGGGGGCTGCTGGTAATATTTCTGGTATTCTTAATTTATCCCATTGGGAAGCTTCTCATGGAAGCGGTTCATGCAGACGGTAAATTTACCCTTGATGCCTTTCATCAGTTTTTCAGCAAATCCTATTACTACAGCTCCATTTTTCAAAGCGTCAAAATAGCGGTCTGCGTTATGTTTTCCAGTCTGCTTTTGGGAGTGCCCTTTGCCTACTTTTATTCTTTTTACAGGCTGGGGGGACGGAAGGTGCTCTTTGTGCTTTGTCTTCTCTGCACCATGTCGGCTCCATTTATCGGCGCTTATGCCTGGATTTTACTTATGGGAAATTCGGGACTGATTACAGGATTTTTAAAATCAATTGGAATTTCCGGGGTTTCCATCTATGGTTTTGGGGGAATTGTGTTTGTGCAAACCTTAAAATTGTTTCCGCTGGTGGTGATCTATATGAACGGAGCGTTCCGGGATATAGATAATTCCCTGCTGGAAGCAGCGGAAAGCATGGGCTGTAAAGGAATTGACCGCTTTAAACGGGTAATCATGGCCCTGACCATGCCCACCATTCTGGCGGCGGCCCTGCTGGTTTTCATGAGATCCTTTGCGGACTTTGGAACGCCGGTGCTGATTGGACGCGGATACAGCACATTTCCCGTCCTGATTTATAACCAGTACCTTGGTGAAAATGGAACCAATTATCATTTTGCGGCTGCAATCAGTGTGATTGCGGTGCTGGTAACCGCAGTCATATTCCTGATCCAGAAGACTGCGTCCAACCGGTTTAAGTTTACCATAAGCGCTCTTCACCCCATAGAACCTAAGACTGTCTCAGGGTTTGCCAATATTATCATGCATGCTTACTGTTATCTTCTTGTGGGCATTTCATTGCTGCCGCAGATTTATATAGTGAACATGTCTTTCCGGAATTATAAGAACAGTATTTTAAAACCAGGCTATTCCCTGGTCAATTATCAGAAAGCAATGGAAAAAATGCTGTTCCGTTCTATTGGAAACACCATGATTGTCAGCATTGTGACTTTGGCGGTCATTATCGTCATTGCAGTTTTGATTGCTTATCTGGTGGTGAGGCGCAGTAATTTCTTAAACAATGCCATTGATACCATCTCCATGCTGCCTTATATCATGCCTGGAGCAGTGATTGGTATTGCCATGGTTGTGGCATTTTCCAGAAAGCCGTTTACGCTTACCGGAACGCTGGTCATCATGATCATTGCCCTTGCCATACGGAGAATGCCTTTTACCAGCCGTTCCGCGACGGCGGCCATGATGAAGATTCCGGTGAGCATGGAAGAAGCAGCCCTGAATTTAGGTGCTCCCAAGGTGTCCGCATTCATAAAGATCACAGTGCCGTTAATGTCCAGCGGAATCATATCAGGAGCAGTTTTAAGCTTTGTGTCAATTATTACGGAGATGTCCTCCGGGGTAATTCTGTATAACAATAAAACAATTACTCTGACAATCAGCACCTATTCCGCAATCAGCAGCGGTATTTACGGGGTAGCAGCAGTATTTGCAACAATTACAATGGTGCTGACAGTACTTTGTCTGGCAATTTATTTAATATGTACCAAGATGGAGGATGTGCGCCTGTAA
- a CDS encoding extracellular solute-binding protein: MMKRRLLAAGLAAVMVLSVTACSTKKEPETKAETTAQDSKTEAQSADTKAAETTASGLPYYVKPAGEVTGKITVYTTMEETQQQVLSDMWKKYYPDCELEIQADSVGTLATRIRSDESCDADVVIGGMFAADGETYHDILQPYTAACDKEQGYHDDSGYYTFYDVQVMCLVVNPALRDELGIEIKGYKDLLNPALKGKIILAAPDSTSSGWRQLQTILAVMGDEFNDEKSWDYIKQLIPASFSTTSSKDVYNLVSNGEYVAGLSYESSVAALINDGAPVECVYMEEGNTAMAGGAAIVKSAPNLPAAQAMMDLLSSAEFQDARAVASAGRGSNGLCNLSGLPDEETLYIRDLDFAYLAEHKDEILNKWNELYAELN, translated from the coding sequence ATGATGAAAAGAAGGTTATTGGCAGCAGGTCTTGCAGCGGTGATGGTTTTGTCCGTGACTGCATGCAGCACGAAAAAGGAACCGGAGACAAAAGCAGAAACAACTGCACAGGATTCAAAAACAGAAGCTCAATCAGCAGATACGAAGGCTGCAGAAACAACTGCTTCCGGATTGCCCTATTATGTGAAACCGGCGGGTGAGGTGACCGGGAAGATCACGGTTTACACCACAATGGAAGAGACCCAGCAGCAGGTTTTAAGTGATATGTGGAAAAAATATTATCCTGACTGTGAACTGGAAATCCAGGCGGACTCCGTGGGAACACTGGCAACCAGAATCAGAAGTGACGAGTCCTGTGATGCAGATGTGGTAATAGGCGGCATGTTCGCTGCTGACGGTGAAACCTATCACGATATCCTTCAGCCTTATACAGCAGCGTGTGACAAAGAGCAGGGGTACCATGACGATTCCGGATATTATACCTTCTATGATGTACAGGTAATGTGTCTTGTTGTAAATCCTGCCTTAAGGGATGAGCTTGGAATTGAGATCAAGGGTTATAAGGATTTACTGAATCCTGCTTTGAAAGGGAAGATCATTCTTGCTGCTCCGGATTCCACATCTTCCGGATGGCGTCAGCTGCAGACCATTCTGGCGGTTATGGGCGATGAATTTAACGATGAAAAATCCTGGGATTACATTAAGCAGCTGATTCCGGCAAGCTTTTCCACCACATCATCAAAGGATGTTTATAACCTTGTCAGCAATGGTGAATATGTGGCAGGTCTTTCCTATGAATCAAGTGTAGCAGCCTTGATCAATGACGGAGCTCCCGTTGAGTGTGTTTATATGGAAGAGGGAAATACGGCAATGGCAGGAGGCGCCGCAATCGTGAAGAGTGCACCAAACCTTCCGGCAGCCCAGGCCATGATGGATCTTTTGTCCTCTGCGGAATTCCAGGATGCCCGCGCAGTTGCCTCTGCAGGACGAGGCTCCAATGGACTGTGCAATTTAAGCGGTCTGCCAGACGAGGAAACATTATATATCAGGGATCTTGACTTTGCTTATTTAGCGGAGCACAAAGATGAAATCCTTAACAAGTGGAATGAACTGTATGCAGAATTAAACTAA
- a CDS encoding zinc-binding dehydrogenase: MKTKAVRMYGERDLRLEEFELPPIKEDEILVKVMSDSICMSTYKLVEQGKKHKRAPQNIDTNPVIIGHEFAGVIVEVGDKWKDQFKPGMKFAQQPALNYKGSLASPGYSYEFFGGACTYCIFPHEVMELGCLMPFEGESFFEASLGEPMSCIIGGYHGNYHTNKRNHDHAIGTKEDGDIIILGGCGPMGLGAVSYGIQYRNKPRRIVVTDIDDAKIERAREVIPEEFAAENGVELQYINTGKMADPVAELRAVTGGKGYDDVFVYIPNRKVAEMGDQLLAFDGCLNFFAGPTDNQFKSEINLYNVHYISAHVMGTTGGNNDDLIEANELAAKGKIEPAVMVTHVGGIDSIAEATLNLPRIPGGKKLTYTQFDMPLTAIEDFGELGKTDPLFKKLDEVCRENRGLWCAKAEKILFEHFGVEA, from the coding sequence ATGAAAACGAAAGCAGTAAGAATGTATGGTGAACGGGATTTAAGGCTGGAAGAGTTTGAGCTGCCCCCCATTAAGGAGGATGAGATCCTTGTCAAAGTCATGAGTGACAGCATCTGCATGTCCACCTATAAGCTGGTGGAACAGGGAAAGAAACATAAAAGAGCGCCCCAGAATATCGATACCAATCCGGTGATTATCGGCCATGAATTCGCGGGTGTGATCGTAGAGGTTGGAGATAAATGGAAAGACCAGTTTAAGCCGGGAATGAAGTTTGCCCAGCAGCCCGCTTTAAATTACAAGGGAAGCCTGGCCTCTCCCGGTTATTCCTATGAGTTTTTCGGAGGGGCCTGCACCTACTGCATTTTTCCACATGAAGTTATGGAGCTGGGATGCCTGATGCCCTTTGAGGGGGAAAGTTTTTTTGAGGCTTCCCTGGGAGAGCCCATGAGCTGTATCATCGGAGGGTATCATGGAAATTATCACACCAATAAGAGAAACCATGATCATGCTATCGGCACAAAGGAGGATGGGGACATCATTATCCTGGGAGGCTGCGGTCCCATGGGATTGGGGGCCGTAAGCTACGGAATCCAGTACCGGAACAAACCAAGGAGAATCGTTGTGACGGATATCGATGACGCAAAGATTGAACGGGCCAGGGAAGTCATACCGGAAGAATTTGCCGCCGAAAACGGAGTGGAGCTTCAATACATCAATACCGGGAAAATGGCTGATCCGGTGGCGGAGCTTCGGGCGGTCACCGGAGGAAAGGGCTATGACGATGTGTTTGTTTATATTCCCAACCGCAAAGTGGCGGAAATGGGAGATCAGCTTCTGGCATTTGACGGCTGCTTAAACTTTTTTGCCGGCCCCACAGATAATCAGTTTAAATCTGAGATCAATCTCTATAATGTCCATTATATCAGCGCCCATGTTATGGGGACAACGGGAGGGAATAATGATGACTTAATCGAAGCAAATGAACTGGCGGCAAAGGGAAAGATCGAACCGGCAGTTATGGTGACCCATGTAGGCGGCATTGACAGCATTGCAGAAGCGACTTTGAACCTTCCCAGGATTCCGGGAGGAAAGAAGCTGACCTATACGCAGTTTGATATGCCTCTGACGGCCATTGAGGACTTTGGAGAATTGGGAAAAACGGATCCTTTATTTAAAAAGCTGGATGAAGTATGCAGGGAGAACCGCGGACTTTGGTGTGCAAAAGCCGAGAAAATCCTTTTTGAGCATTTTGGAGTGGAAGCATAG
- a CDS encoding flavodoxin family protein, with product MMKITVIYATQRKSKSSTYNIAQRFIRNLSEQNEVREFFLPKDMPEFCKGCWNCFTDYRKCPDYGYLKPILEAMLEADLLVFTAPVYVYHVPGQVKAFLDHFGYQWMAHQPRKEMFHKQALLISTAAGAGTRSAIRDIKDSMTFWGISRIHTFGRNVYGSDWDTVDEKRKLKLQKEIDRLSAGIKETDKHVTPSMKTKALFYVMRFMQQKFKFNPADVHYWESLGWFEKERPW from the coding sequence ATGATGAAAATTACGGTGATTTATGCAACTCAGCGAAAATCAAAATCCAGCACATACAACATTGCCCAGCGGTTTATACGGAACTTATCGGAACAGAATGAAGTAAGAGAGTTTTTCCTTCCGAAAGATATGCCTGAATTCTGCAAAGGGTGCTGGAACTGTTTTACCGATTACAGGAAATGCCCGGATTATGGCTATTTAAAGCCGATTCTGGAAGCCATGCTTGAGGCTGATCTGCTGGTTTTTACAGCGCCGGTCTATGTCTATCACGTTCCGGGGCAGGTGAAGGCATTTCTTGACCATTTTGGATATCAATGGATGGCTCATCAGCCAAGAAAGGAAATGTTTCACAAGCAGGCTCTTCTCATTTCTACGGCCGCAGGCGCAGGAACAAGATCAGCTATCCGGGATATAAAAGACAGCATGACCTTCTGGGGAATTTCCCGTATCCATACTTTCGGCAGGAACGTTTATGGAAGTGACTGGGATACTGTTGATGAGAAAAGAAAGTTAAAGCTTCAAAAGGAAATTGACAGACTTTCCGCCGGGATAAAAGAAACGGACAAACATGTGACCCCTTCCATGAAGACCAAAGCTTTATTTTACGTTATGAGGTTTATGCAGCAGAAATTTAAGTTCAATCCGGCAGATGTGCATTACTGGGAATCCCTTGGCTGGTTTGAAAAAGAAAGGCCGTGGTGA
- a CDS encoding GGDEF domain-containing protein, which yields MPMDQDLEFNEAGAVIRPIKWCRYLVKAGYATVAMITLAHIIWYFAAQSILASTPEVYMRRYIVLPAIGLLALNLLADFLVRLPNIPLLVKEYLVLMLFTALSFYLSSTHKMATVLLGTFTMSVFASTIFANMKMTRRIFLVNSAALAASGIILLKGGDSDGGVLMAIFVAWDILLCSYLLAKVMILNGHNNLMSLMHLYYMKENMQEQLKLDPFTGLYNRGTFDTCLSETVEECRSANICLSLAIIDVDKFKRVNDEYGHAAGDRVLLHLAQILKSNGAENINAFRIGGEEFAILFKGYYEKEAYKICEGMRSVMEASSLNQIDKNNITFSCGLACLDLQRTSHEELLRAADVALYAAKNNGRNRIVIYDSPAGRRNQKD from the coding sequence ATGCCTATGGATCAGGATTTAGAGTTTAATGAGGCGGGTGCCGTTATCAGGCCCATAAAATGGTGCCGCTATCTTGTAAAAGCCGGTTATGCCACTGTGGCTATGATCACATTGGCACATATCATCTGGTACTTTGCAGCGCAAAGCATTCTTGCCTCGACGCCGGAAGTTTATATGCGCCGTTATATTGTGCTGCCTGCTATCGGCCTTCTGGCTTTGAATCTGTTAGCAGACTTTCTTGTCCGTTTGCCCAATATTCCTCTTTTGGTAAAGGAATACCTGGTGCTGATGCTTTTTACGGCCCTTTCCTTTTACCTTTCATCCACTCACAAGATGGCTACTGTTTTGCTTGGAACATTTACCATGTCTGTATTTGCTTCTACTATTTTTGCAAATATGAAGATGACAAGGCGGATCTTTCTGGTAAACAGCGCTGCCCTTGCTGCCAGCGGGATCATACTGCTCAAAGGCGGGGACAGTGACGGCGGTGTGCTCATGGCAATATTTGTTGCGTGGGATATTCTTTTATGCTCATATCTGTTAGCTAAGGTTATGATCTTAAATGGTCATAATAATCTTATGTCGTTAATGCATTTATATTATATGAAGGAAAATATGCAGGAACAGCTAAAGCTCGATCCGTTTACAGGACTGTATAACCGGGGAACCTTTGACACCTGTTTATCCGAAACAGTGGAAGAATGCAGAAGCGCCAATATATGTCTTTCCCTCGCAATCATTGATGTAGATAAATTCAAACGGGTAAATGATGAGTACGGTCATGCCGCAGGAGACCGGGTATTGCTCCATCTGGCCCAGATTCTCAAAAGCAATGGGGCTGAGAACATCAACGCATTTCGAATAGGCGGCGAAGAGTTTGCAATCCTTTTCAAAGGTTATTATGAAAAGGAGGCGTATAAGATCTGTGAAGGAATGCGGTCAGTTATGGAAGCCTCCTCTTTAAACCAGATCGATAAAAACAACATCACCTTCAGCTGCGGGCTGGCTTGCCTGGATCTTCAGCGCACCAGTCATGAAGAGCTGTTAAGGGCCGCTGATGTGGCGCTGTATGCGGCTAAAAATAACGGCAGGAACCGAATCGTGATATATGACAGTCCTGCTGGGCGCAGGAATCAGAAAGACTGA
- a CDS encoding rhodanese-like domain-containing protein: MGIFSFFSNRTDFAAGIEQARNTPNAVLLDVRTAQEYSGGHVSGSINLPLDRLESMKLDKSNPVFVYCQSGARSGQACRYLRANGYSVTDIGGISAYRGILEKG, from the coding sequence ATGGGTATATTCAGTTTTTTTTCAAACCGTACGGATTTTGCTGCGGGAATTGAACAGGCAAGAAACACGCCAAATGCAGTGCTGCTGGATGTTCGTACAGCACAGGAATATTCAGGCGGCCATGTTTCCGGCAGCATTAACCTGCCCCTTGACCGGCTGGAATCCATGAAGCTTGATAAAAGCAATCCTGTTTTTGTTTACTGTCAAAGCGGAGCGCGCAGCGGACAGGCCTGCCGTTATCTTCGGGCCAATGGCTATTCTGTTACGGATATTGGCGGGATATCCGCATACCGGGGTATACTGGAAAAGGGATAA